From the genome of Alosa alosa isolate M-15738 ecotype Scorff River chromosome 18, AALO_Geno_1.1, whole genome shotgun sequence, one region includes:
- the prepl gene encoding LOW QUALITY PROTEIN: prolyl endopeptidase-like (The sequence of the model RefSeq protein was modified relative to this genomic sequence to represent the inferred CDS: deleted 2 bases in 1 codon), which produces MHSITRSLLRAFTGSACWSPVKPTTVTLAAARCYPSCHHGVQFFKCPRQEQRYRNLVQRYRRKLRGAYNKYSDIPDNTVVIGDRMCIQGRSHAYIEDGGTIYRCLHGRPGVSEPEKVLSIAWLRGGEEEEDEEEGTLQRVRLSPGEHLLAATVKTPHQEESRCIVVRLVDVTLPHQPLLILDNVFSFEWASDNTLFFSKQEGLKCQTVYRLDLTEEGVRNTLVYEEHDPEFFVEVGRSSDGQLLTLNCTSKSSSEVRILLSSAPDHAPALVQPRQPGLVYYVEHARGELYILANTGPGQEYQLLRTPPCSPSMRSWVPVFTPATGWAVRDMELLQDHCLFTLRHPSGRLHLETVSLEDPNCLLSLELPSWACAFESRRSSLAGQRSVRFLLSSPVIPPSAHAYSPSSHLLLTEHDQDLPQQDCHTTRLQAPSQDGTMVPITLLHRPPLADLRAVPMLVHVYGAYGLELNMAFSPDKRLLLERGWALAYCHVRYWTTIPRVNALTRKDWNRMLNYGDLLMFFRLKKAERPPPSLLLWSCPPIVYCTTSPSSHLGSVHMVRSIRLVNPSPKLESVNYPAFLRHFAAHFTSEYLRVPRGGRTTLRQTWLGDQLMTCCVQRLHHLCVHAGSFDHKSWSSPVGRLLNQQPQLVRAVTVQAPFLDVLGTMQDPSLPLTVEERGEWGDPLSSPQHRDNIATYCPCCNITPQRYPSMLITAYREDCRVPVSGVEKYVARLRAAVDTHSSVKPEPDTHIILDLQPGGDHFGPEDFELSLCETARQIAFLHVELGLDQTAGHEEHQG; this is translated from the exons ATGCACTCGATCACTCGCTCTCTTCTACGTGCCTTCACTGGAAGTGCATGCTGGTCCCCTGTCAAGCCAACCACAGTAACGTTAGCAGCAGCTAGGTGTTACCCCTCG TGCCACCATGGCGTGCAGTTCTTCAAATGTCCACGGCAGGAGCAGAGGTATAGAAACCTTGTCCAGCGGTACAGAAGGAAACTGAGAGGTGCCTACAACAAGTACTCCGACATCCCGGACAACACTGTGGTAATCGgagatagaatgtgt ATCCAGGGGCGGTCCCATGCCTATATTGAGGATGGAGGCACCATCTACAGATGTTTGCATGGACGACCAG GTGTATCTGAGCCAGAGAAGGTTCTCAGCATTGCCTGGCTCAGaggaggcgaggaggaggaagatgaggaagaggggaCCTTGCAAAGGGTACGTCTGTCCCCAGGTGAGCACCTGCTGGCTGCCACAGTCAAGACCCCACACCAGGAGGAATCCAGATGCATTGTGGTCCGGCTGGTCGACGTGACGTTACCCCACCAGCCACTGCTCATTCTGGATAATGTGTTCAGCTTTG AATGGGCTTCGGATAACACACTCTTCTTCAGTAAACAGGAGGGTCTAAAGTGTCAGACTGTGTATCGCCTGGACCTAACTGAGGAAGGAGTTAGAAACACCCTTGTGTATGAGGAACATGACCCTGA GTTCTTTGTGGAGGTGGGGCGTTCAAGTGATGGACAGCTGCTGACGCTCAACTGCACCAGTAAGAGCAGCTCAGAGGTGAGAATCCTCTTAAGCTCCGCCCCAGACCACGCCCCCGCCCTGGTGCAACCACGGCAACCAGGGCTGGTCTACTACGTGGAGCACGCCAGAGGGGAGCTCTACATCCTGGCCAACACAGGACCCGGCCAGGAGTAtcag CTGCTCAGGACCCCTCCGTGCTCCCCGTCCATGCGGAGCTGGGTGCCGGTGTTTACGCCCGCCACAGGGTGGGCAGTCAGAGACATGGAGCTGCTACAGGACCACTGCCTGTTTACACTCAGGCACCCCAGTGGACGCCTCCACCTGGAGACAGTGTCTCTAGAGGACCCCAACTGTTTGTTATCCCTGGAG CTCCCATCGTGGGCGTGTGCGTTTGAGAGTCGGAGATCTTCATTGGCCGGCCAGCGGAGTGTCCGATTCCTTCTGTCGTCCCCGGTGATCCCCCCCTCGGCGCACGCCTACTcgccctcctcc cacctgcTCCTCACAGAGCACGACCAGGACCTGCCACAGCAAGACTGCCACACCACACGCCTGCAGGCCCCcagtcag GATGGCACCATGGTGCCCATAACCCTCCTGCACCGGCCGCCTCTGGCTGACCTGCGGGCAGTGCCCATGCTTGTGCACGTGTACGGAGCCTATGGCCTGGAACTCAACATGGCTTTCAGTCCAGACAAGAGGCTACTGCTGGAGCGTGGGTGGGCCTTGGCCTACTGCCACGTCAGGTACTGGACTACAATTCCCAGGGTCAATGCTCTGACCAGGAAAGACTGGAATAGAATGTTGAACTACGGGGATCTTTTAATGTTCTTTAGACTCAAGAAGGCAGAAAgaccccctccttccctcttgTTGTGGTCCTGTCCTCCCATTGTGTACTGCACTACATCTCCCAGCAGCCACTTGGGCAGTGTTCATATGGTACGTTCCATTAGACTTGTAAATCCGTCGCCcaagttggaaagtgtaaattacccagctttcttgcggcattttgcggcccactttacctcggagtacttgagggtaccccgaggtggacgtacgaccttaagacaaacatggctg GGTGATCAGCTGATGACCTGTTGTGTCCAGAGGCTCCATCACCTGTGTGTCCATGCCGGGTCATTTGATCATAAGAGTTGGAGCAGTCCCGTGGGGCGCTTGCTCAACCAGCAGCCTCAGCTAGTCAGGGCCGTCACTGTGCAG GCACCTTTTCTGGACGTCCTGGGCACCATGCAGGACCCCTCTCTGCCCTTGAccgtggaggagagaggagagtggggggACCCCCTGAGCAGCCCTCAGCACAGGGACAACATCGCCACCTACTGCCCGTGCTGTAACATCACGCCACAG cGCTACCCCTCTATGCTGATCACAGCCTACAGAGAGGACTGTCGAGTGCCTGTGTCGGGTGTGGAGAAATACGTGGCGAGACTGCGGGCCGCTGTCGACACACACTCCAGTGTGA